In one Candidatus Nanopelagicus limnes genomic region, the following are encoded:
- a CDS encoding sugar transferase gives MKKPLIQRVKENANPQQVVILALMLIPDAIAIAFSAITAYNFRFPDAQDSIDGVPAIAQFEYRGILSLLIIAWVGTLIATGTYRFNHATLVVFNLRMIIKRSFTFFFFLGFISFILKASFSRSLFLVMLGSGLIYLFIVRIMIYWLALRPMIMKKKVTSKMMIVGRQKKDLEAHSDWLIKNRSLGFTISARLVCPEITLKWVEDFDRLLRHNKITEVLLLPGMESDPNFSKFIHYCEDLDIHVNWIPLDSGNLGYWLIPSPQEGIPFLTFEKSEISLISRAIKRTFDLVFAVVILILLSPLFLVISIAVLITSGRPIFYSQKRIGLNGKSFKFYKFRSMIKGADKKLAEVENVHGSSHVLFKNPVDPRITPVGRILRKYSLDELPQFLNVLNNSMSVVGPRPALPSEVSVYSSIYERRLIAKPGITGPWQISGRSDLDLRTSVALDLNYLINWSFTRDLWIIIATVGAVFKGKGAY, from the coding sequence ATGAAGAAGCCATTGATTCAGCGAGTAAAGGAAAATGCCAACCCGCAACAGGTTGTGATTTTGGCTTTGATGTTAATTCCCGATGCAATAGCGATAGCGTTCTCGGCGATTACCGCCTATAACTTTAGGTTTCCAGATGCTCAGGACTCCATTGATGGCGTTCCAGCGATTGCACAGTTTGAGTACCGTGGAATTTTAAGCCTCTTAATTATTGCCTGGGTTGGCACATTAATTGCAACTGGTACCTACCGATTCAATCACGCAACCCTTGTGGTCTTTAACCTGCGAATGATTATTAAACGATCCTTCACCTTCTTTTTCTTCCTAGGTTTCATCTCCTTTATATTAAAGGCTTCCTTTTCTCGATCCCTCTTCCTAGTAATGCTAGGAAGTGGATTGATCTATTTATTTATTGTTCGCATCATGATTTATTGGTTAGCGCTGCGCCCCATGATCATGAAAAAGAAGGTCACCTCCAAGATGATGATTGTTGGCAGGCAGAAGAAGGATCTAGAAGCTCACAGTGATTGGTTAATTAAAAACCGCTCACTTGGCTTCACAATTTCAGCTCGCTTAGTCTGCCCAGAAATAACCTTAAAGTGGGTGGAGGATTTTGATCGCCTGCTGCGCCATAACAAAATTACTGAAGTTCTGCTTTTGCCTGGAATGGAATCTGATCCAAACTTCTCTAAATTTATTCATTACTGTGAGGATTTAGATATTCATGTTAACTGGATTCCACTAGATTCAGGAAACCTTGGCTACTGGCTTATCCCCTCCCCGCAAGAAGGTATTCCATTTTTAACCTTTGAAAAATCTGAGATCTCACTCATCTCTAGAGCAATTAAGCGCACCTTTGACTTAGTCTTTGCCGTTGTGATTTTGATTCTCTTAAGTCCACTCTTCCTAGTCATTTCTATTGCAGTGCTGATCACAAGCGGTCGACCTATTTTTTACTCACAAAAGCGCATTGGTTTAAATGGTAAGTCCTTTAAGTTTTATAAGTTTCGCTCCATGATTAAGGGTGCGGATAAGAAGCTTGCCGAGGTTGAGAATGTGCATGGCTCATCTCATGTGTTGTTTAAGAACCCGGTGGATCCCCGTATTACCCCGGTAGGACGTATCTTGCGTAAGTACTCATTAGATGAACTTCCACAGTTTTTAAATGTACTAAACAACTCTATGTCTGTGGTTGGACCACGTCCTGCTCTACCAAGTGAGGTAAGTGTTTATAGTTCAATTTATGAGAGGCGCTTAATCGCAAAGCCAGGCATTACTGGGCCTTGGCAGATTTCTGGCAGATCTGATCTGGATCTACGCACTAGCGTTGCTCTTGATTTAAATTATTTAATTAACTGGAGCTTTACCAGAGATCTTTGGATCATTATCGCCACAGTTGGAGCGGTATTTAAAGGTAAGGGCGCTTACTAA
- a CDS encoding O-antigen ligase family protein produces MTKEVLNEDIHSQRFTVTSENLIILAVSLSLFGGRWISYIGFPNYNLFLVDLFYFFGLLGIVIFQKKSFNSKNTILITFILTLFISFQIFRNLNLPLITRLRDLVPFLYLIATPVIIRKFPETAWIRTIKVARYATLFGAIWTDLVLLGILKEFSALQQFSGVPIFSARWDHSGISLCIGLLLWGSFPRAKLRDNTLVRLFLLSSILLQYSRASYVGLFFVLLSIYFVAKSRKKIDPFQKTSFLNACLALSIVAIPILTLVAPMLPQKSALSRIGIENLFSPGKLIQDTRNSGTANARIESQKLLTGWIYQNQLEFLGAGPGREMVLESKAYVFLSGARDVRSPHSWFYGNFGRFGYLGLIMWHLICFSYIRAQRARLQVFDFPANILIVIYIIALFGVVMESPFGILPFSFFLGGGKLLDLSKDD; encoded by the coding sequence ATGACAAAAGAGGTGTTAAATGAAGATATTCATTCGCAGAGATTCACTGTTACTTCAGAAAATTTAATAATTCTAGCTGTGTCTCTTTCGCTGTTTGGTGGTAGATGGATTTCATATATAGGGTTTCCAAATTATAATTTATTTTTAGTCGATTTATTCTATTTCTTTGGGCTGCTTGGGATAGTGATATTTCAGAAAAAAAGTTTTAATTCGAAAAATACCATCCTTATAACATTCATACTGACGCTTTTTATTTCTTTTCAGATATTCAGAAACTTGAACTTGCCCCTGATCACGCGCCTTCGCGATTTAGTTCCCTTCTTATACCTAATAGCAACGCCTGTAATCATTAGGAAATTCCCAGAAACTGCTTGGATCCGAACAATAAAAGTTGCGCGTTATGCCACTTTATTCGGCGCAATTTGGACTGATCTAGTTTTGCTTGGAATTTTGAAAGAATTTTCTGCTCTCCAGCAATTTTCAGGAGTGCCGATTTTCAGTGCACGGTGGGATCACTCAGGAATCTCTCTCTGCATTGGATTACTTCTTTGGGGCTCATTTCCGAGAGCCAAATTGAGAGACAATACACTTGTTAGGTTATTTCTGCTGTCAAGCATACTTCTGCAGTACAGTCGAGCAAGTTATGTCGGTCTTTTTTTTGTTCTGTTGTCAATCTATTTTGTTGCAAAATCAAGAAAGAAAATTGACCCTTTTCAAAAAACAAGTTTTCTGAACGCATGCTTAGCTCTATCCATCGTTGCAATTCCTATTTTAACTCTTGTAGCTCCCATGTTGCCTCAGAAGAGCGCTCTGAGTCGAATCGGAATAGAAAACTTATTCTCGCCAGGTAAATTGATACAGGACACCAGGAATTCAGGAACTGCAAATGCGAGAATTGAGTCGCAAAAATTGCTCACTGGATGGATATACCAAAATCAGTTGGAATTTCTTGGCGCTGGGCCCGGTAGAGAAATGGTTCTAGAATCCAAAGCATATGTTTTTTTATCAGGTGCGCGAGATGTTAGGTCTCCTCACTCTTGGTTCTATGGAAACTTTGGGCGATTCGGATACCTAGGCCTCATTATGTGGCATTTGATCTGCTTTTCATACATCCGTGCTCAAAGAGCTCGACTACAAGTATTCGATTTCCCAGCCAATATACTAATCGTTATATACATTATTGCTTTGTTCGGTGTTGTAATGGAATCACCCTTTGGGATATTACCATTCAGCTTCTTTCTAGGCGGAGGCAAGTTATTGGATTTATCAAAAGATGACTAA
- a CDS encoding glycosyltransferase: MSPRPSIFARLKSENGTLISYYARPGSFTTGGVSSTNADWMKVFSDYGIPNLISAYMQNGLNPLGDIGSKVPIRHFLNHRVFSIPIEFQFLKKKSSLVYLHEGWTLSNFVVAAYCFIHNIPYALMPHGVYEPQIVKTLKWLKLRIFLEKFVIKNAYFVHLYFEGEAKYVSEICKSAKIAIAPTGIDVTSQLNKSWVGDGDYFLYAGRIDLNFKGLDLLVTCWKLAGRSEKLLLAGPDYNGGVIELQNLLRKLGLEEEVVLLGNLNSTELYRLMKHARGFLHISRWESYGRSPIDAILMGVPTLISTQMQIGRVVQISNMAYVTSLSVEDVIEGINYIGELTPQQHNTRYISNYQEFSKFLNWERIMNSLDNQS, encoded by the coding sequence ATGTCGCCAAGGCCTTCAATCTTTGCTCGCCTGAAATCTGAAAATGGGACCTTAATTTCCTACTATGCTCGCCCAGGAAGTTTCACAACAGGTGGCGTGAGTTCAACTAATGCTGATTGGATGAAAGTTTTTTCTGATTACGGAATACCAAATTTGATATCAGCTTACATGCAGAACGGGCTAAATCCACTTGGGGACATTGGATCCAAGGTGCCTATAAGACATTTTCTTAATCACAGGGTTTTCTCAATTCCTATTGAATTCCAATTTTTGAAAAAAAAGAGTTCACTAGTTTATCTGCATGAAGGGTGGACATTATCCAATTTTGTAGTTGCAGCATATTGTTTTATCCACAATATTCCTTATGCATTGATGCCGCATGGCGTCTACGAACCGCAAATTGTAAAGACATTAAAATGGCTTAAGTTACGTATTTTTCTTGAAAAATTTGTAATTAAGAATGCCTATTTTGTTCACTTATACTTTGAAGGTGAAGCGAAATATGTTTCCGAGATATGCAAGTCAGCAAAAATAGCAATCGCACCCACCGGAATAGATGTGACCAGTCAGTTGAATAAAAGCTGGGTGGGAGATGGGGATTATTTCTTATATGCCGGTCGCATTGATCTCAATTTCAAGGGTTTAGACTTACTAGTAACTTGTTGGAAACTAGCAGGCAGAAGTGAGAAGTTACTGCTAGCTGGTCCAGATTACAATGGTGGCGTTATTGAGCTGCAAAATCTTTTGCGTAAATTGGGGCTAGAAGAGGAAGTTGTACTACTCGGAAATTTGAACTCTACTGAGTTGTACCGACTTATGAAGCACGCCCGAGGCTTCTTGCATATTTCTCGATGGGAAAGTTACGGGCGAAGCCCAATAGATGCGATTTTGATGGGTGTACCAACACTTATATCAACACAAATGCAGATTGGGCGTGTAGTGCAAATTTCGAATATGGCCTACGTAACAAGCTTGTCAGTGGAAGATGTTATCGAGGGCATCAATTACATTGGGGAGTTGACACCACAGCAACATAACACTCGATACATTTCCAATTATCAAGAGTTTTCAAAATTTCTAAATTGGGAACGGATAATGAACTCTTTGGATAATCAATCATGA
- a CDS encoding response regulator: MSTGFKARVLVAEDEEFTLNLLREVLTSADFQVEAVTNVADAIAKIGSFDPHAVITDLNFGITGPSGADLLNYIEKEHPWVGKVVLTSHASPALAVPNGMALPAGVTYLVKSALGSISDLVTAVENSISNLAFESVKPVVENDRILISATQGEILLMLSEGYTNSAIAKKRGTSLRAAETLVQRTFASMGIKNDEDFNPRVLAVRMWQQGKVVIK, from the coding sequence ATGTCTACTGGATTTAAGGCCCGTGTACTTGTGGCTGAGGATGAGGAGTTCACGCTTAATCTTCTGCGCGAGGTACTAACCAGTGCTGATTTCCAAGTTGAGGCTGTAACAAATGTGGCAGATGCGATTGCCAAAATAGGTAGCTTTGATCCACATGCAGTAATCACGGATTTAAACTTTGGTATTACCGGACCAAGTGGAGCAGATCTTTTGAACTACATCGAAAAAGAGCACCCGTGGGTTGGCAAGGTGGTCTTAACCTCACACGCCTCACCCGCGCTGGCTGTTCCAAATGGGATGGCACTACCTGCTGGCGTAACCTACTTAGTTAAGTCAGCGCTTGGATCAATCTCAGATCTAGTTACAGCAGTTGAAAACTCCATCTCTAATCTTGCCTTTGAATCTGTTAAGCCTGTTGTGGAAAATGACCGAATACTTATTAGCGCTACGCAGGGTGAGATTTTACTGATGCTATCTGAAGGATATACAAACTCTGCTATTGCAAAAAAACGTGGGACGTCTCTGCGTGCTGCAGAAACTCTGGTGCAACGAACCTTTGCCAGCATGGGTATAAAAAATGATGAGGATTTTAATCCACGTGTTTTAGCGGTAAGAATGTGGCAACAAGGAAAAGTTGTAATTAAGTGA
- a CDS encoding WecB/TagA/CpsF family glycosyltransferase, protein MANSNSHYFSLLAKSDYNFVDGKLLQVSLSKLLRINIFQIRGIDLMKSILSTSPNGIVHLFICPNNDNSFQLKKVIDQFYPRLECDFLVPPFSDDIEVLNNEILNKMSSRKFDYIWVGVGTPKQDFLAQELYNTKKGAYIICVGAALDFLAGTKKEAPEVIQKMGLEWLFRFSQEPRRLFKRYFIKSWGFLLIILRKKIVIETQ, encoded by the coding sequence TTGGCAAATAGTAATAGTCACTATTTCAGTTTACTAGCAAAGTCTGATTATAATTTTGTTGATGGAAAGCTGTTGCAGGTCTCATTAAGTAAATTGCTTCGAATCAATATTTTTCAAATTCGAGGCATTGATCTTATGAAATCAATTCTCTCCACTTCGCCAAATGGAATTGTTCATTTGTTTATATGCCCAAATAATGACAATTCTTTTCAACTAAAGAAAGTAATTGATCAATTTTATCCACGTTTAGAGTGTGATTTTTTAGTACCACCGTTTTCTGACGATATCGAAGTTTTGAACAACGAGATATTAAACAAAATGAGCTCCCGAAAATTTGATTACATTTGGGTTGGGGTAGGGACTCCAAAGCAAGATTTCTTAGCCCAAGAGTTGTATAACACCAAAAAAGGCGCATATATAATCTGTGTCGGCGCAGCTTTAGATTTTCTAGCTGGAACAAAAAAAGAGGCTCCCGAAGTCATTCAAAAAATGGGCTTGGAATGGCTATTCCGATTCAGTCAAGAACCTCGGAGACTTTTCAAGCGCTATTTTATCAAGTCCTGGGGCTTCCTTTTGATAATTCTACGAAAAAAAATTGTGATCGAGACGCAATGA
- a CDS encoding polysaccharide biosynthesis tyrosine autokinase: MELLQYWRLIIQNRLIISLCTLVGFVAAIAITFTTTPTYQAKSQIFVSTPASTVDISALATGSSFSQQRVKSYAQIINSPLTLAPVVKKLNLSITPEELSAMVSASAPLDTVLIVLTVTDTDPQRAADIANAVAKQFGVTVAKLELQGIGSDSPVKVSTVLNAVPASSPASPKKAINLALGLLLGFGLGIGLASLRRLLDNTIKNEDDLQGTPLLAAIGFDILADEKPLVTQIGRYAARTEAFRTLRTNLQFLSPDAHPQVIVFTSALPGEGKSTSAINLAISLAQAGAKTILVEADLRRPKIPVYLEFSNMAEGLSELISGQKKMTSVMLKKLIRKNDSGLNVLLSGKVPPNPSELLGSAKFDELIKMLRKQYEYVIIDCPPLLPVTDAAIVAAKADGAVLVIHAGVTKKPHFIGSRDAMTAVGSTILGVVLNKIPEASLEYEYGYRYGYPRYYGAHYRPYANRADAQNYAPSAQDLARLDLEESLEHIKGKRFKAELLRQSRSKK, from the coding sequence ATGGAGCTATTGCAGTACTGGCGCCTGATCATTCAAAATCGTTTAATAATTTCACTTTGCACTCTCGTTGGTTTTGTTGCAGCAATTGCAATCACATTTACAACCACACCTACTTATCAAGCAAAGTCTCAAATATTTGTTTCAACTCCTGCCTCAACAGTTGATATCTCAGCACTTGCTACTGGCTCCTCTTTCTCACAGCAACGAGTGAAGTCATACGCGCAGATTATTAACTCACCCCTAACTCTCGCCCCTGTTGTTAAGAAGTTAAATCTTTCAATCACCCCAGAAGAGTTAAGTGCGATGGTTTCAGCTTCGGCCCCTCTTGATACAGTTTTAATTGTCTTAACCGTTACCGATACTGATCCACAACGGGCAGCAGATATTGCAAACGCTGTTGCTAAGCAGTTTGGTGTAACAGTTGCTAAATTAGAGTTACAAGGAATTGGAAGTGATTCACCAGTTAAGGTTTCAACAGTTTTAAATGCCGTACCTGCCAGCTCACCTGCCTCACCTAAGAAAGCAATCAATCTAGCTCTTGGATTACTTCTTGGCTTTGGTCTTGGAATTGGTTTAGCTTCCCTTCGCAGACTTCTAGATAACACAATTAAGAATGAAGATGACCTACAAGGAACTCCATTACTTGCTGCAATCGGTTTTGATATCTTGGCTGATGAGAAGCCATTGGTTACCCAAATTGGACGCTACGCAGCACGTACAGAAGCATTTCGTACTTTGCGTACCAATTTACAATTCTTAAGCCCAGATGCTCACCCACAAGTAATTGTTTTCACCTCAGCTCTTCCAGGTGAGGGTAAGTCAACTAGTGCAATAAACTTAGCTATCTCACTCGCCCAAGCTGGGGCTAAAACGATTCTGGTTGAAGCTGATCTTCGCCGTCCAAAGATTCCGGTGTACTTAGAGTTTTCAAATATGGCTGAGGGGTTAAGTGAGTTAATCAGCGGCCAAAAGAAGATGACATCAGTAATGCTTAAGAAATTAATTCGCAAAAATGATTCTGGCCTTAATGTACTTTTGTCAGGAAAGGTTCCACCAAATCCATCAGAGTTACTAGGCTCTGCAAAATTTGATGAACTTATCAAGATGTTACGTAAGCAGTATGAGTATGTAATTATTGATTGCCCACCATTACTTCCTGTGACGGACGCGGCGATTGTGGCAGCAAAGGCAGATGGCGCTGTACTGGTTATCCATGCAGGTGTTACTAAGAAGCCTCACTTCATTGGCTCACGAGATGCTATGACTGCTGTTGGTTCCACAATTCTAGGAGTTGTATTAAATAAGATTCCTGAAGCTTCCCTTGAGTATGAGTACGGCTATCGTTACGGATACCCACGTTATTACGGCGCTCACTACCGTCCATACGCCAATCGCGCTGATGCTCAGAACTACGCACCAAGTGCGCAGGATTTAGCTCGCCTTGATCTTGAAGAAAGCCTTGAACACATTAAGGGCAAGCGATTTAAAGCAGAGTTACTACGTCAATCTCGCAGCAAGAAGTAA
- a CDS encoding FkbM family methyltransferase, with amino-acid sequence MTGERVVSVSNFAIKFEKNDPYWSQLISKHFKYELELETWLRNECSADDFFVDCGANIGYWSLFVSKELNVKTFVAIEPNPRVFQLLIENLRLNNIPEFALEGAVGDLSQGDSTTSLYLDLSPGMHVGASIYQENSSSMEIFQVPLIQLLNVFEPAIKNNQNILLKLDVEGAEISCINQIPNSIRSRVRIIYEDHGRDLECLTTKWLLSTKAYKIYFLQRSGSLEINSIDTLAYLKKRTNKGYNLVAVPM; translated from the coding sequence ATGACAGGTGAACGTGTTGTATCAGTATCAAATTTCGCAATTAAATTTGAAAAAAATGATCCATACTGGTCACAGTTAATATCTAAACATTTCAAGTATGAATTAGAATTAGAAACTTGGCTAAGAAATGAGTGCTCAGCTGACGATTTCTTTGTGGACTGTGGCGCAAATATTGGATATTGGTCTTTATTTGTATCGAAGGAACTTAATGTAAAGACTTTTGTGGCCATCGAGCCAAACCCAAGAGTCTTTCAACTTTTAATTGAAAATTTGAGACTAAACAATATCCCAGAATTTGCACTGGAAGGCGCTGTTGGAGATCTGAGTCAAGGAGATTCAACAACAAGTCTTTATCTTGACCTGAGCCCAGGCATGCATGTCGGTGCTTCAATTTATCAAGAAAATTCTTCTAGTATGGAAATCTTTCAAGTTCCATTAATTCAACTTTTGAATGTATTTGAGCCAGCGATTAAGAATAATCAAAATATCTTACTCAAACTTGATGTTGAAGGAGCAGAGATATCTTGCATTAACCAAATTCCCAATTCAATTAGGAGCCGCGTCCGTATAATCTATGAAGATCATGGGAGAGATCTGGAGTGTTTAACAACAAAATGGCTTTTGTCCACAAAGGCGTACAAAATATATTTTCTTCAACGCTCAGGTTCATTAGAAATAAACTCAATTGACACTCTGGCTTATTTGAAAAAGCGAACGAATAAAGGCTATAACCTAGTAGCCGTACCTATGTAG
- a CDS encoding glycosyltransferase family 4 protein, giving the protein MKIVIVHHFYKNGAASGENTVVEAHVRALRKHGHTVTLIGRYSNQTLNSRLEKLKVGFTWAFNMGQSPWRQIKEFEPDIILIHNLYPGFSSRWIRKKEIPRIYWLHNYRFFCLASTFIFQNQECLICAQSVSYKSLIRKCADGSILKTVSTYLRLKMNRDLPERSELDHWVALSPKARNLFLQTSLKSKSMSIIPNFVDSNDVMPTFLSDKWVFVGRLTAEKGILALAKNVPDSIQLDIYGDGPARAQLEVICANKTNLNLKGDLDRETLLDLLPNYTGGFVPSFGVEGIPTTFLEYSAAGLPIIGWEVNSTSDFIDEYECGITLKNFRMEAIADAVSMIARNRAQFSKNSISMWKSEFSESKWIQQVNDLFDSVINNRNLEH; this is encoded by the coding sequence ATGAAAATAGTTATTGTGCATCATTTCTACAAGAATGGCGCTGCTAGTGGAGAAAACACTGTCGTTGAGGCCCATGTGAGAGCTCTTAGAAAACACGGCCATACTGTTACCTTGATTGGAAGATATTCCAATCAAACTTTGAACAGTAGGCTTGAAAAGCTGAAAGTAGGATTCACTTGGGCTTTCAATATGGGCCAAAGCCCGTGGAGGCAAATTAAAGAATTTGAACCTGACATAATCCTCATCCATAATTTGTATCCAGGTTTCAGCTCAAGATGGATAAGAAAAAAGGAAATCCCACGAATTTACTGGCTACACAATTATCGTTTTTTTTGTCTCGCTTCAACTTTTATTTTTCAGAATCAAGAATGCTTAATCTGCGCTCAAAGTGTTTCATATAAGTCACTAATTAGAAAATGCGCCGATGGGTCTATTCTTAAAACCGTTTCCACGTATTTAAGATTAAAAATGAATCGAGATCTTCCAGAAAGAAGTGAGCTTGATCATTGGGTTGCTCTGTCACCAAAAGCGAGAAATCTATTTTTACAGACATCTCTTAAATCAAAGAGTATGAGTATAATTCCAAATTTTGTTGATTCCAATGATGTCATGCCCACATTCCTCTCAGATAAATGGGTATTTGTTGGAAGGCTCACAGCAGAAAAGGGAATTCTTGCTCTGGCAAAGAATGTCCCGGACTCAATTCAGCTAGACATTTATGGAGATGGTCCAGCTAGAGCTCAACTCGAAGTTATCTGTGCAAACAAAACAAATCTTAATTTAAAAGGGGATCTGGATCGCGAAACATTATTGGATTTACTTCCAAATTATACTGGAGGATTTGTTCCCAGCTTTGGAGTTGAAGGGATACCAACTACATTCCTTGAATATTCCGCAGCAGGTTTACCAATAATTGGCTGGGAAGTGAACTCAACCTCTGATTTTATTGATGAATACGAATGTGGGATCACATTGAAGAATTTTAGGATGGAGGCAATTGCTGACGCAGTTAGCATGATTGCCCGCAATAGAGCTCAGTTCTCAAAGAATTCAATAAGCATGTGGAAATCAGAATTCTCCGAAAGTAAGTGGATTCAACAAGTGAATGATCTTTTTGACTCGGTAATAAATAATAGAAATCTAGAGCATTGA
- a CDS encoding VanZ family protein, whose translation MGVKDKNIRKRDLFAIVLIIYLIALLTFTFFPRPILESGSPSAIAEYLQTHANFFYKILYADTHLVAIGNLFMLTPFVYLAKLVFPQVKLIKLFLLGVFLSLTIELSQLFIPGRVSDPVDFLANSASVLLGIFLVRLLLPKQPR comes from the coding sequence GTGGGAGTCAAAGACAAAAACATCCGAAAGCGAGATCTCTTCGCGATCGTATTGATAATTTACCTAATTGCGCTACTTACATTCACATTTTTCCCAAGACCAATCCTTGAATCTGGTAGTCCATCAGCAATTGCTGAGTATTTACAAACACATGCAAATTTTTTTTATAAGATTCTTTACGCAGATACTCATCTGGTTGCAATTGGAAATCTCTTTATGCTCACACCCTTTGTTTACTTAGCTAAGTTGGTATTTCCACAAGTAAAATTGATAAAACTTTTCTTACTTGGAGTATTTCTCTCCCTGACAATTGAGCTTTCCCAGCTATTTATCCCAGGCCGAGTTAGTGATCCAGTGGACTTTTTGGCCAACTCCGCAAGCGTGCTTTTGGGCATTTTTCTAGTTCGGTTATTACTACCAAAGCAGCCTCGTTAG